From Denitrovibrio acetiphilus DSM 12809, the proteins below share one genomic window:
- a CDS encoding IS256 family transposase, which translates to MSDEKIIHLNEGAIKGELQELVRNSVEETLNNLLEQEAQALTNAAKYERTENRNGYRSGHYERNLLTSSGDVKLKVPKLKGVTFETAIIERYRRRESSVEEALIEMYLAGVSVRRVEDITEALWGTKVSPSTISELNKKVYVHIDDWRNRRLKCSYPYVYLDGIYLKRNWGGSYENVAVLVAIAVNEEGYREVIGASEGMKEDKESWKNFLCDLKERGLKGVQLFIGDKCLGLVDAVSEVYPDAKYQRCTVHFYRNVFSVTPRTKVRAVAAMLKAIHAQESKEAALEKAQAVAQKLRDMKLREAAKKVEDSIEETLTYMTFPYAHWLKIRTNNVIERLNREIRRRTRVVGTFPDGNSALMLVCARLRHVAGTQWGTKRYMSMKYFTEAGDIEMDSVAG; encoded by the coding sequence ATGTCCGATGAGAAGATTATACACCTGAACGAAGGTGCCATAAAGGGCGAGTTACAGGAACTTGTCCGCAACAGTGTAGAAGAAACACTTAATAACCTGCTTGAACAGGAAGCCCAGGCTTTGACAAACGCCGCTAAATATGAACGTACTGAGAACCGTAACGGTTATCGTTCAGGTCACTATGAACGGAATCTTTTGACAAGCTCAGGTGATGTTAAACTGAAAGTTCCCAAGCTTAAGGGAGTAACTTTCGAAACAGCCATTATTGAACGCTATCGCCGCCGTGAGAGCTCAGTAGAAGAAGCTCTTATAGAGATGTATCTTGCCGGCGTATCAGTTCGCCGAGTAGAAGATATAACAGAGGCGTTGTGGGGTACTAAAGTATCTCCGAGCACCATCAGTGAGCTTAACAAGAAGGTTTATGTTCACATAGATGATTGGCGCAACAGGAGACTGAAGTGCAGCTATCCCTATGTTTATCTTGATGGCATATATCTCAAGCGCAACTGGGGTGGTTCATATGAGAACGTTGCTGTGCTTGTAGCTATAGCTGTAAATGAAGAAGGCTATCGTGAAGTGATCGGCGCATCAGAGGGTATGAAAGAGGATAAAGAGAGCTGGAAGAACTTTCTCTGTGATCTTAAAGAACGAGGTTTGAAGGGTGTTCAGCTTTTTATAGGAGACAAGTGTTTGGGGCTTGTTGATGCTGTCAGCGAAGTCTATCCGGATGCCAAGTACCAGCGCTGTACGGTTCACTTTTACAGAAATGTATTTTCTGTAACACCGAGAACCAAGGTGAGAGCTGTGGCAGCAATGCTTAAAGCAATACACGCCCAGGAGAGCAAAGAAGCTGCCCTTGAGAAAGCGCAGGCTGTTGCACAGAAACTTCGTGATATGAAGCTAAGGGAAGCCGCTAAAAAAGTTGAAGACAGTATCGAGGAGACTCTGACTTACATGACTTTCCCCTATGCTCACTGGCTTAAGATTCGTACTAATAATGTGATTGAGCGGTTGAATAGGGAGATACGGCGTCGGACTCGTGTGGTAGGTACATTTCCTGACGGAAACTCGGCTTTGATGCTTGTTTGTGCCAGGCTGCGTCATGTAGCTGGAACCCAGTGGGGAACTAAACGTTATATGAGTATGAAATATTTTACTGAAGCCGGAGATATAGAGATGGATTCAGTTGCTGGCTAG